In Micromonospora sp. NBC_01813, the following are encoded in one genomic region:
- a CDS encoding response regulator transcription factor — MQTRPLQVLLAEDVNMVRGALVALLELQPDIHVVVQVERGDAILPAALAYRPDVAILDVHLPGIDGLSAAMLVHEQLPACRTLILTGIDRPGMLRRSLEAGVTGLMLKHAPPASLAEAVREVAAGRRVVDSQIALAALNEQAASPLSPREGEILRLTANGHSAKEIAAMLYLSAGTVRNHLTSIATKLDARTRVDAVRIARDAGWIL; from the coding sequence ATGCAGACGCGGCCGTTGCAGGTCCTTCTGGCCGAGGACGTCAACATGGTACGTGGGGCGCTGGTCGCCCTGCTGGAGTTGCAGCCGGACATCCACGTCGTCGTCCAGGTGGAGCGGGGCGACGCGATCCTTCCGGCGGCGTTGGCGTACCGCCCGGACGTGGCGATCCTCGACGTGCACCTGCCCGGGATCGACGGACTGTCGGCGGCGATGCTGGTGCACGAGCAACTCCCGGCCTGTCGCACGTTGATCCTCACCGGCATCGACCGGCCCGGGATGCTGCGGCGCAGCCTCGAAGCCGGCGTCACCGGCCTGATGCTCAAGCACGCCCCGCCTGCGAGTCTCGCCGAGGCGGTCCGGGAGGTCGCCGCCGGTCGCCGGGTGGTCGATTCCCAGATCGCCCTCGCCGCGCTCAACGAGCAGGCCGCCAGTCCGCTGTCGCCGCGCGAGGGAGAGATCCTGCGGCTGACCGCCAACGGTCACTCGGCGAAGGAGATCGCCGCGATGCTCTACCTGTCGGCTGGCACGGTGCGCAACCATCTCACCTCGATCGCCACCAAGCTCGACGCCCGTACCCGGGTCGACGCCGTGCGGATCGCCCGCGACGCCGGCTGGATTCTCTGA
- a CDS encoding thioesterase II family protein, whose protein sequence is MSHFVRPRPAGDYPLRFIALHHAGGSAAGYHPLARELPADWEVLLLDLPGRGRRYAEAPHREMAGVVDEATRLIADQTGRPYVLFGHSMGAVVAVEVGRRLAVSHSAPVWVGVSGRAAPTAPPPVVPVVPGGRLSELADDRLLAALLSLGGTPRRLLEIPEMRAQFLRVARADLLAVDSYRAAPGRLPLPCPLTVFGGLTDPWAPLDRLPAWQAESRLPLRQCFFPGGHFYFQDDAFARLAREIRTEVRAALRADAAPVGTGGHEFFTVGG, encoded by the coding sequence GTGAGCCACTTCGTCCGGCCCCGGCCGGCTGGCGACTATCCGTTGCGGTTCATCGCGCTGCACCACGCCGGCGGGTCGGCGGCCGGGTACCACCCGCTGGCGCGGGAGTTGCCGGCGGACTGGGAGGTGCTGCTGCTCGACCTGCCGGGCCGCGGCCGGCGGTACGCCGAGGCACCACATCGCGAGATGGCGGGCGTCGTCGACGAGGCGACCCGACTGATCGCCGATCAGACCGGGCGACCGTACGTTCTCTTCGGCCACAGCATGGGGGCGGTCGTCGCGGTCGAGGTGGGCCGTCGGCTGGCGGTGTCGCACTCGGCACCGGTCTGGGTGGGGGTGTCCGGGCGGGCGGCGCCGACCGCGCCCCCGCCGGTGGTGCCGGTGGTGCCCGGTGGCCGGCTGAGTGAGTTGGCCGACGACCGTCTGCTGGCGGCACTGCTGAGTCTCGGCGGTACGCCGCGGCGGCTGCTCGAGATACCGGAGATGCGGGCGCAGTTCCTGCGGGTGGCCCGCGCCGATCTGCTGGCGGTGGACTCGTACCGGGCCGCGCCGGGCCGCCTGCCGCTGCCGTGTCCGCTCACCGTGTTCGGTGGGCTGACCGACCCCTGGGCCCCGCTGGACCGCCTGCCGGCCTGGCAGGCGGAGAGCCGCCTGCCGCTGCGGCAGTGCTTCTTCCCCGGCGGGCACTTCTACTTCCAGGACGACGCGTTCGCGCGGCTGGCCCGGGAGATTCGCACCGAGGTCAGGGCGGCGCTGCGCGCCGACGCGGCCCCGGTCGGAACCGGGGGACATGAGTTCTTCACGGTCGGCGGGTGA
- a CDS encoding AfsR/SARP family transcriptional regulator, translated as MPTAAKPCQILALLAMNNERVVSKSALFEELWENKPPHSATTTLHTYIHQLRRQISRALADDPTVDSRDVLVTERSGYSLRMTGGDTDVQEFRRLSRAGSDAFERRDNRTASAVLADALALWRGPLLSDIPFGPQLALHALSLGDLRLAALGRRIEADLRIGRHLEVLGELRTLSVRHPLNESFAAHYMTALYLSGDVGTALREFHRIRTALIAELGVEPASRLRELQQVILGGDRLPVDAGLLSAA; from the coding sequence GTGCCGACTGCGGCAAAACCGTGTCAGATTCTGGCACTCCTCGCGATGAACAACGAGAGGGTCGTCTCCAAATCCGCGCTCTTTGAGGAGCTGTGGGAGAACAAACCCCCACACAGTGCCACCACCACCCTGCACACGTACATCCATCAGCTGCGGCGGCAGATCTCCCGGGCGCTCGCGGACGACCCGACAGTCGACTCTCGCGATGTCCTGGTGACCGAGCGTAGCGGGTATTCGCTTCGGATGACCGGCGGGGACACCGACGTCCAGGAGTTCCGACGCCTCAGTCGGGCCGGTAGCGACGCCTTCGAGCGGCGCGACAACCGCACCGCGAGTGCGGTGTTGGCCGACGCGCTGGCGCTCTGGCGGGGACCGCTGCTGTCGGACATCCCGTTCGGCCCGCAACTCGCGCTGCACGCACTGTCCCTCGGAGACCTGCGGCTCGCCGCGTTGGGTCGGCGTATCGAGGCTGACCTGCGGATCGGTCGACACCTGGAGGTACTGGGCGAATTGCGTACCCTTTCGGTGCGGCATCCGCTGAATGAAAGCTTCGCCGCGCACTACATGACCGCTTTGTATCTTTCCGGGGACGTCGGCACGGCGTTGCGGGAGTTTCACCGGATCAGGACGGCCCTCATCGCCGAGCTTGGCGTCGAGCCGGCATCGCGGCTGCGGGAGTTGCAGCAGGTCATCCTCGGTGGCGACCGTCTACCGGTCGACGCGGGTCTGCTCAGCGCCGCGTAG
- a CDS encoding TetR/AcrR family transcriptional regulator: MASARALRERVRKELTDEIVEIAKAQLADRGAENLSLRAIARDLGMVSSAVYRYFPSRDDLLTALVIDGYNSIGAAVEQADEATASDDFPGRWRAVGQALRAWATEHPHEYALVYGSPVRGYHAPETTLQASMRDKVVLGRIISDAHRAGVLRVPPPAQPAPQALAGDLRRVREAVLPAVPDSAVVAALTAWSGLFGMLNLELFGHFNNIIDDRAGLFDQALARLADLAGLPA; the protein is encoded by the coding sequence TTGGCTTCCGCACGCGCGCTGCGGGAACGTGTCCGCAAGGAACTGACCGACGAGATCGTCGAGATCGCCAAGGCGCAGCTCGCCGACCGTGGCGCCGAGAACCTGTCTCTCCGTGCCATCGCCCGCGACCTCGGGATGGTCTCCTCGGCGGTGTACCGCTACTTCCCGAGCCGCGACGACCTGCTGACCGCGCTCGTCATCGACGGCTACAACTCCATCGGGGCGGCTGTCGAGCAGGCCGACGAGGCCACCGCCAGCGACGACTTCCCCGGTCGATGGCGGGCCGTCGGTCAGGCCCTGCGCGCCTGGGCGACCGAACACCCGCACGAGTACGCGCTGGTGTACGGATCGCCGGTGCGCGGATATCACGCGCCGGAGACCACCCTGCAGGCGTCGATGCGGGACAAGGTGGTCCTCGGCCGGATCATCAGCGACGCACACCGGGCCGGTGTGCTGCGCGTCCCACCACCTGCCCAGCCAGCGCCGCAGGCCCTGGCCGGTGACCTACGACGGGTCCGCGAAGCTGTCCTGCCGGCTGTGCCGGACTCGGCGGTCGTCGCCGCGCTGACCGCGTGGAGCGGGCTGTTCGGCATGCTCAACCTGGAGCTGTTCGGCCACTTCAACAACATCATCGACGACCGTGCCGGGCTGTTCGACCAGGCCCTGGCCCGCCTCGCCGACCTGGCCGGCCTGCCGGCTTGA
- a CDS encoding type I polyketide synthase gives METTDLRTLVEDQLRLSRQLRARIRELEAERSAPLAVVGTALRFPGGVSTPEQYWELLTGPATGPRDIPADRPGLRAVHDPQAGPGRSYVDKAGFLADVAGFDPDFFGISQREAESLDPQQRLLLETSWEALERAGVAVRRTDRLDAGVFVGLMAAEYGDRFTTDDPDRLDPYFGTGGGHCFAAGRISYALGLRGPAVTLDTACSSSLVALHSAARSLRAGECRYALVGGANLIFSPRLMVSLCQSGALAPDGRSKPFTAAADGYGRGEGVATVVLMRLADAVADGRPVLAVVRGTAVNHDGAASGLTVPSGPAQQEVIRAALRDAAADPADVSYVEAHGTGTALGDPIEVAALDAVYGEPRPGSLPPLPVSSVKGRLGHLEAAAGLAGLIKLVLMLRHERIVVDVPESDGPLNPLIPWPDIRIEVPRRPAAWTGAGRMAGISAFGLSGTNAHVIVAAGDPVPAPEPPLVSGPSPTEGPPPAAGSSPARSELLVLSARSPAALHSLAASVGTQLFRSDPADLPSVCHTLRAGRAALPYRLAVTGATPRELARKVSLAVDAVAAPCGPAPRTVLIVDPAASSALAKGVAAIASDLPLCHVDSLTPELDPTAWLAGVLDQLGAPVATRTTPDARQPAELDLGGERTVLVPADPERATGAFLDALAVLFRAGAQLRMEPLRAPGARFVADLPTYPFQRRRCWVPEPVASVRAAGVAAERVVAGQAPVAGQAVPEAADRTAVEGFLHAELAEVLKANGTLDLRSTFAELGGDSFTAMLFLRRVQECYPSVPDTVDLVGDRPLSALIAELARDVAHRADGPGADRPGPQQPAVSQR, from the coding sequence GTGGAGACGACAGACCTGCGTACGCTTGTCGAAGATCAACTGCGGCTGTCACGCCAGCTGCGGGCGCGCATCCGTGAACTGGAGGCCGAGCGGTCCGCCCCGCTGGCCGTCGTGGGGACCGCGCTGCGGTTCCCCGGCGGCGTCAGCACGCCCGAGCAGTACTGGGAGCTGCTCACCGGGCCGGCCACCGGGCCGCGCGACATCCCGGCCGACCGCCCAGGGCTGCGCGCGGTCCACGATCCGCAGGCCGGCCCCGGCCGGTCGTACGTCGACAAGGCGGGCTTCCTGGCCGATGTCGCCGGCTTCGACCCGGACTTCTTCGGGATCTCCCAACGGGAGGCCGAGTCGCTGGATCCGCAGCAGCGGCTCCTGCTGGAGACCTCGTGGGAAGCGCTCGAACGAGCCGGGGTCGCGGTACGCCGAACCGACCGGCTCGACGCCGGTGTCTTCGTCGGTCTGATGGCCGCCGAGTACGGCGACCGGTTCACCACCGACGACCCGGACCGGCTGGACCCGTACTTCGGCACCGGTGGCGGGCACTGCTTCGCGGCGGGGCGAATCAGCTACGCGCTCGGGCTGCGCGGCCCGGCCGTCACCCTCGACACGGCCTGCTCGTCGTCACTGGTCGCACTGCACAGCGCGGCCCGCAGCCTGCGCGCCGGTGAGTGCCGGTACGCGTTGGTCGGCGGGGCGAATCTGATCTTCTCGCCCCGGCTGATGGTGTCGCTGTGCCAGAGCGGCGCACTCGCCCCCGACGGCAGGTCGAAGCCGTTCACCGCCGCCGCCGACGGCTACGGACGCGGGGAGGGCGTGGCCACCGTGGTCCTGATGCGACTCGCCGACGCGGTCGCCGACGGTCGACCGGTGCTGGCGGTGGTCCGGGGGACGGCGGTCAACCACGACGGTGCGGCCTCCGGCCTGACGGTGCCCAGTGGCCCGGCCCAGCAGGAGGTGATCCGGGCGGCGCTGCGGGACGCGGCGGCCGATCCGGCCGACGTCAGCTATGTCGAGGCGCACGGCACCGGCACCGCACTCGGCGATCCGATCGAGGTCGCGGCGCTCGACGCGGTGTACGGCGAACCGCGCCCCGGCTCGCTGCCACCGCTGCCGGTCAGCAGCGTCAAGGGCCGGCTCGGTCACCTGGAGGCGGCCGCCGGCCTGGCAGGCCTGATCAAGCTGGTACTGATGTTGCGGCATGAGCGGATCGTCGTGGACGTGCCGGAGTCCGACGGGCCGCTCAACCCGCTGATCCCGTGGCCGGACATCCGGATCGAGGTGCCGCGCCGGCCGGCCGCCTGGACCGGAGCCGGCCGGATGGCGGGGATCAGCGCGTTCGGCCTCAGCGGCACCAACGCGCACGTGATCGTCGCGGCCGGCGACCCGGTGCCCGCACCGGAGCCGCCACTGGTGTCGGGGCCGTCGCCCACCGAGGGGCCGCCGCCCGCCGCCGGGTCGTCGCCGGCCCGGTCCGAGTTGTTGGTGCTCTCCGCCCGCAGCCCCGCCGCGCTGCACTCGCTCGCCGCCTCGGTCGGCACCCAACTGTTCCGCAGCGATCCGGCGGACCTTCCCTCGGTGTGTCACACCCTGCGGGCCGGGCGGGCGGCGCTGCCGTACCGGCTGGCGGTCACCGGCGCGACGCCACGGGAACTCGCCCGCAAGGTGAGCCTGGCGGTCGACGCCGTCGCGGCGCCGTGCGGCCCCGCCCCGCGTACGGTGCTGATCGTCGATCCGGCGGCATCCAGCGCCTTGGCCAAGGGCGTCGCGGCGATCGCGTCGGATCTTCCGCTGTGCCACGTCGACTCGCTCACCCCGGAACTGGATCCGACCGCCTGGCTCGCCGGTGTCCTCGACCAGTTGGGCGCACCGGTGGCCACCCGGACGACGCCCGACGCGCGGCAGCCGGCGGAGCTGGACCTCGGCGGGGAGCGGACCGTGCTCGTGCCGGCGGACCCCGAGCGGGCGACCGGTGCCTTCCTCGACGCGCTGGCGGTGCTCTTTCGCGCCGGCGCACAGCTGCGGATGGAACCGCTGCGCGCCCCGGGTGCCCGCTTCGTGGCCGACCTGCCGACGTATCCGTTCCAGCGGCGACGCTGCTGGGTGCCGGAGCCGGTGGCCAGTGTCCGGGCGGCCGGCGTGGCGGCCGAGCGGGTCGTGGCGGGGCAGGCGCCCGTGGCGGGGCAGGCGGTCCCGGAGGCGGCCGACCGTACCGCGGTGGAAGGTTTCCTGCATGCCGAACTCGCCGAGGTGCTGAAGGCCAACGGTACGTTGGACCTGCGGTCGACCTTCGCCGAGCTCGGTGGTGACTCCTTCACCGCGATGCTGTTCCTGCGCCGGGTCCAGGAGTGTTATCCGTCCGTCCCGGACACGGTGGACCTGGTCGGGGACCGGCCGTTGTCCGCCCTGATCGCCGAGCTCGCGCGCGACGTCGCCCACCGGGCCGACGGGCCCGGCGCGGATCGGCCTGGCCCGCAGCAGCCAGCGGTGAGCCAACGGTGA
- a CDS encoding MFS transporter, whose amino-acid sequence MTSQDQKAAAPVGASGIPAPDKQRWLVLVVVSVGQLMIALDTTVASVMGPELQRDLGLSPIGLQWVFNNYIILFGGLLLLGGRLNDVIGRRRMFLGSLALFTAGSLLAAMAQTDDQILIARAIQGLAAAGLSPACLSILVVSFRDPAERAKAFGVWGAVIGVGAGLGTLLGGAIVDVNWRLAFYINIPIAVVLTIGAMLLIRGGAPSGPRPKADVLGGISGTIGLGALVFAIVSVTDHGWTDVRTLGTFLVALVLLPAFIVIENRAEAPLLPLRLFRLRGVVAGSLGEFFTAGLMIPCFMLLPIYMQTVLGYSPMETGLAYLPTTLAMMIVAGPLSKAIPKIGAQLPYVVGTVLLGVMVVLLIRTPTSGSYWTVMLPITTLLGVGLVLCLIPTPTVGTSMATEDDAGTTSALLNVATQVGGALALAISASVLQGRLTDLAEQGQVGPAALNEALHWGIATLFVWVGLSLLTGLIGFRGLPATPPAAADGSSPDAGDGAAPGGPDPAGEKATDRAGAPVAAPAAP is encoded by the coding sequence ATGACAAGCCAGGATCAGAAGGCCGCGGCGCCGGTTGGAGCGTCCGGCATCCCCGCCCCCGACAAGCAGCGCTGGCTGGTGCTGGTCGTCGTCTCGGTGGGCCAGCTGATGATCGCGCTCGACACCACCGTGGCGAGCGTGATGGGCCCGGAACTGCAGCGCGACCTGGGGCTGTCCCCGATCGGACTGCAGTGGGTCTTCAACAACTACATCATTCTCTTCGGCGGCCTGCTGCTGCTCGGTGGCCGGCTCAACGACGTGATCGGCCGGCGCCGGATGTTCCTCGGCAGCCTCGCCCTGTTCACCGCCGGGTCGCTGCTGGCGGCGATGGCACAGACCGACGACCAGATCCTCATCGCCCGGGCGATCCAGGGTCTGGCGGCGGCCGGCCTCTCCCCCGCCTGCCTGAGCATCCTGGTCGTCTCCTTCCGCGACCCGGCCGAACGGGCCAAGGCGTTCGGGGTCTGGGGTGCGGTCATCGGGGTCGGCGCGGGCCTGGGCACCCTGCTCGGTGGGGCCATCGTCGACGTGAACTGGCGGCTGGCCTTCTACATCAACATCCCGATCGCGGTGGTGCTCACCATCGGAGCGATGCTCCTCATCCGCGGTGGCGCGCCGAGCGGGCCGCGTCCGAAGGCAGATGTCCTCGGTGGCATCAGCGGCACCATCGGCCTGGGAGCATTGGTCTTCGCCATCGTCAGCGTCACCGACCACGGCTGGACCGACGTACGGACCCTCGGGACGTTCCTCGTCGCGCTGGTGCTGCTACCCGCGTTCATCGTGATCGAGAACCGGGCCGAAGCGCCGCTGCTGCCGCTGCGGCTGTTCCGGTTGCGCGGCGTCGTGGCCGGCAGCCTCGGCGAGTTCTTCACCGCCGGCCTGATGATCCCGTGCTTCATGCTGCTGCCCATCTACATGCAGACCGTCCTCGGGTACTCGCCGATGGAGACCGGACTCGCGTACCTGCCGACGACCCTCGCGATGATGATCGTGGCCGGCCCGTTGTCCAAGGCGATCCCGAAGATCGGCGCGCAACTGCCGTACGTCGTCGGAACCGTACTGCTCGGTGTGATGGTCGTCCTGCTGATCCGGACGCCGACCAGCGGCTCCTACTGGACGGTCATGCTGCCGATCACCACGCTGCTCGGCGTCGGTCTGGTCCTCTGCCTGATCCCGACGCCTACCGTGGGGACCTCGATGGCGACCGAGGATGACGCCGGTACGACGTCCGCGCTGCTCAACGTCGCCACCCAGGTGGGTGGGGCGCTGGCGCTGGCCATCTCGGCGTCGGTGCTGCAGGGCAGGCTGACCGACCTCGCCGAACAGGGCCAGGTCGGCCCGGCGGCGTTGAACGAGGCGCTGCACTGGGGCATCGCCACGCTGTTCGTCTGGGTCGGGCTCAGTCTGCTGACCGGCCTGATCGGGTTCCGCGGCCTGCCCGCGACGCCGCCGGCAGCGGCGGACGGATCTTCGCCGGACGCCGGCGACGGGGCGGCACCGGGTGGGCCAGACCCGGCCGGCGAGAAGGCCACGGACCGCGCCGGGGCACCGGTCGCCGCACCAGCGGCTCCCTGA
- a CDS encoding ketoacyl-ACP synthase III family protein, producing MRWDDIYLAGTGLYLPEQQYTAAQAVADGVYDASAAETNGIRAVRVANDDEAGVVMAAAAGRQAMARSGHDSQDIDLVLHAYVSHQGREMWSPAHYVQQETVGAGPSVTIEMRQGCNGALAALELGASYLTARADTTAALLTSGDAFRLPYIDRWRSDDQTIFGDAGSALVLSKRGGFARLLATASTTEPSLEPLYRGGGPWTWAPFDTGKPVDLTARKDEWLMRYEDAYDDALALVNEKLTSVLDWALSEAGTSVADAEWFVHANLILPIAEWGFHKSLGLDPDKTTYEWGRDLGHMGNSDQIAGIHHLVETNRPRSGDKLITVGAGIGFMWTVAVLEFV from the coding sequence GTGCGTTGGGACGACATCTACCTTGCCGGCACCGGGTTGTATCTCCCGGAGCAGCAGTACACCGCAGCACAGGCGGTGGCCGACGGCGTGTACGACGCCTCGGCCGCGGAGACCAACGGCATCCGGGCGGTCCGGGTGGCCAACGACGACGAGGCGGGCGTGGTGATGGCCGCCGCCGCGGGGCGGCAGGCGATGGCCCGCTCCGGGCACGACTCGCAGGACATCGATCTGGTGCTGCACGCGTACGTGTCGCACCAGGGCCGGGAGATGTGGAGCCCGGCGCACTACGTACAGCAGGAGACCGTCGGTGCCGGGCCGTCGGTGACCATCGAGATGCGCCAGGGTTGCAACGGGGCGCTCGCCGCGCTGGAGCTCGGGGCGTCGTACCTGACCGCCCGGGCGGACACCACCGCCGCCCTGCTGACCTCCGGCGACGCGTTCCGGCTGCCGTACATCGACCGGTGGCGCAGCGACGACCAGACCATCTTCGGTGACGCCGGCAGCGCCCTGGTGCTGTCCAAGCGAGGCGGTTTCGCCCGGCTGCTGGCCACGGCGAGCACGACCGAGCCGAGCCTGGAGCCGCTCTACCGGGGCGGCGGGCCGTGGACCTGGGCACCCTTCGACACCGGCAAGCCGGTCGACCTCACCGCCCGCAAGGACGAGTGGCTGATGCGGTACGAGGACGCCTACGACGATGCATTGGCGCTGGTCAACGAGAAGTTGACGAGCGTCCTGGACTGGGCGCTGTCCGAGGCAGGGACCAGTGTGGCCGACGCCGAGTGGTTCGTACACGCGAACCTGATCCTGCCGATCGCCGAGTGGGGCTTCCACAAGTCGCTCGGGCTGGACCCGGACAAGACGACCTACGAGTGGGGCCGCGACCTGGGACACATGGGCAACAGCGACCAGATCGCCGGCATCCACCACCTGGTGGAGACCAACCGGCCCAGGTCCGGCGACAAGCTGATCACGGTCGGCGCCGGCATCGGCTTCATGTGGACGGTTGCGGTGCTGGAGTTCGTCTGA